One region of Streptomyces leeuwenhoekii genomic DNA includes:
- a CDS encoding ATP-binding protein: MRHREAIDRFPVQANGASTPWRGAKEVSGVALVVAQEVPTSSSMAVPHGPAGVGEARHRMRDQLRKGGVAESVIDDAVLILSELLSNACKHGRPLDGALAGDGAVRAAWRVERSGRLVVEVTDGGGPTRPAPATPSVTAHGGRGLNIITALADDWGVRDDACGEVTVWVVVDDDVHDPDAGHRRDDFATRVGAPSVSEMPDLGFAGVFDELG; encoded by the coding sequence ATGCGCCACCGCGAGGCGATCGACCGGTTTCCGGTACAGGCCAATGGGGCATCCACACCGTGGCGTGGGGCGAAGGAGGTCTCGGGGGTGGCGTTGGTGGTGGCACAGGAGGTGCCCACGTCGTCGAGCATGGCCGTACCCCATGGCCCTGCGGGCGTGGGGGAAGCAAGGCACCGTATGCGCGATCAATTGCGTAAAGGCGGCGTGGCGGAATCGGTCATCGACGATGCCGTACTGATCCTTTCCGAACTGTTGAGCAATGCGTGCAAACACGGCCGGCCCCTGGACGGCGCCTTGGCCGGGGACGGCGCGGTTCGCGCCGCCTGGCGGGTGGAGCGCAGCGGCCGGCTCGTGGTCGAGGTCACGGACGGCGGCGGGCCGACCCGCCCGGCCCCGGCCACCCCGTCGGTCACCGCGCACGGCGGCCGCGGGCTGAACATCATCACCGCGCTGGCCGACGACTGGGGCGTACGGGACGACGCCTGCGGCGAGGTCACGGTCTGGGTCGTCGTCGACGACGACGTGCACGATCCCGACGCCGGCCACCGCCGGGACGACTTCGCGACACGGGTCGGGGCGCCCTCGGTGTCCGAGATGCCCGACCTCGGTTTCGCCGGCGTCTTCGACGAGCTGGGCTGA
- a CDS encoding glycerophosphodiester phosphodiesterase, whose product MTHPRQHPIHVIAHRGASEDAPEHTLAAYRKAIEDGADALECDVRLTADGHLVCVHDRRVNRTSNGRGAVSALELADLAALDFGLRKTREFWRARDEQPQWEHRPEDREATSVLTLERLLQLVHDAGRRVELAIETKHPTRWAGQVEERLLLLLKRFGLDAPADPERSPVRVMSFSARSLHRVRAASPTLPTAYLMQFVSPRLRDGRLPAGVRIAGPSIRIVRGHPGYIERLKAAGHQVHVWTVNEPEDIDLCVELGVDAIITNRPRAVLDRLGR is encoded by the coding sequence GTGACCCACCCACGGCAGCACCCGATCCACGTCATCGCTCACCGGGGCGCATCGGAGGACGCGCCCGAGCACACCCTGGCGGCGTACCGCAAAGCCATCGAGGACGGGGCGGACGCTCTCGAGTGCGATGTGCGCCTGACCGCCGACGGCCACCTGGTCTGCGTCCACGACCGCCGCGTCAACCGCACGTCCAACGGCCGCGGCGCCGTCTCGGCCCTGGAACTGGCCGACCTGGCCGCCCTGGACTTCGGCTTGCGCAAGACGCGGGAGTTCTGGCGCGCACGCGACGAGCAGCCCCAGTGGGAGCACCGCCCGGAGGACCGGGAGGCCACCTCCGTCCTGACGCTGGAGCGGCTGCTCCAGCTCGTCCACGACGCCGGGCGCCGGGTGGAGCTGGCGATCGAGACCAAACACCCCACGCGCTGGGCGGGCCAGGTGGAGGAACGGCTTCTGCTGCTCCTGAAGCGGTTCGGGCTGGACGCCCCGGCCGACCCCGAGCGGTCCCCGGTGCGCGTGATGAGCTTCTCGGCCCGCTCGCTGCACCGGGTGCGGGCCGCCTCGCCGACGCTGCCCACGGCCTACCTGATGCAGTTCGTCTCGCCCCGGCTGCGGGACGGGCGGCTGCCCGCGGGCGTCCGCATCGCGGGCCCGTCCATCCGGATCGTGCGCGGCCATCCCGGGTACATCGAGCGCCTGAAGGCGGCCGGTCACCAGGTGCACGTGTGGACCGTGAACGAGCCCGAGGACATCGACCTCTGCGTGGAGCTTGGCGTCGACGCCATCATCACCAACCGGCCGCGCGCGGTGCTGGACCGGCTCGGCCGCTGA
- a CDS encoding S1C family serine protease: MSTENEGTAVPPAPSAPPVPVDSPAASAQEAAAPYGSAPTPPAAPPAGAAQAPSPQPHSAGPYAYGSRQGSAPDAAWPPPPPAGPAHGAGGDGSGGWGASYQPPASPPRRGRGGLIAALLIAALVAGGLGGGLGYTLAKDGDDSGSTTVSASDTGGSVKRDDGTVAAVAAKALPSTVTIQAEGAGGEGGTGTGFVFDKQGHIVTNNHVVAEAVDGGRLTATFPDGKRYDAEVVGHAQGYDVAVIKLKNAPSDLKPLPLGDSDKVAVGDSTIAIGAPFGLSDTVTTGIISAKNRPVASSDGSAGSKASYMSALQTDASINPGNSGGPLLDARGNVIGINSAIQSASNGLGGTGQAGSIGLGFAIPINQAKYVAQQLIKTGKPVYAKIGASVSLEETAGGAQISDQGAGGSEAVEPGGPADDAGLKPGDVITKLDDRVIDSGPTLIGEIWTHQPGDEVTVTYERGGKQHTVELTLGSRVGDN; the protein is encoded by the coding sequence GTGAGCACCGAGAACGAGGGCACCGCGGTACCCCCGGCCCCGTCCGCACCCCCCGTGCCGGTGGATTCTCCCGCAGCCTCCGCGCAGGAGGCGGCGGCGCCGTACGGGAGCGCGCCCACGCCGCCGGCCGCGCCCCCGGCCGGGGCCGCGCAGGCCCCCTCCCCTCAGCCGCACTCCGCCGGCCCCTACGCGTACGGCTCCCGTCAGGGCTCCGCCCCCGACGCCGCCTGGCCGCCCCCGCCGCCGGCCGGACCGGCCCACGGTGCGGGCGGGGACGGCTCCGGTGGCTGGGGCGCCTCGTACCAGCCGCCCGCGTCCCCGCCGCGCCGCGGGCGCGGCGGGCTCATCGCCGCCCTCCTGATCGCCGCGCTGGTCGCGGGCGGCCTGGGCGGCGGCCTCGGCTACACCCTGGCCAAGGACGGCGACGACAGCGGTTCCACCACGGTCTCCGCCTCCGACACCGGCGGCTCCGTCAAGCGCGACGACGGCACGGTCGCGGCCGTGGCCGCCAAGGCGCTGCCGAGCACGGTCACCATCCAGGCCGAGGGCGCCGGCGGCGAGGGCGGCACGGGCACCGGCTTCGTCTTCGACAAGCAGGGCCACATCGTCACCAACAACCACGTGGTGGCGGAGGCGGTCGACGGCGGCCGGCTCACCGCCACCTTCCCCGACGGCAAGCGGTACGACGCCGAGGTGGTCGGCCACGCCCAGGGCTACGACGTCGCGGTCATCAAGCTGAAGAACGCCCCCTCGGACCTGAAGCCGCTGCCCCTCGGCGACTCCGACAAGGTGGCCGTCGGCGACTCCACGATCGCCATCGGCGCGCCCTTCGGCCTGTCCGACACGGTGACCACCGGCATCATCAGCGCCAAGAACCGCCCGGTGGCCTCCAGCGACGGCAGCGCCGGCAGCAAGGCGTCCTACATGAGCGCCCTGCAGACCGACGCCTCGATCAACCCGGGCAACTCCGGCGGCCCGCTGCTGGACGCCCGGGGCAACGTCATCGGCATCAACTCCGCGATCCAGTCCGCGAGCAACGGACTGGGCGGCACCGGCCAGGCCGGCTCCATCGGCCTGGGCTTCGCCATCCCGATCAACCAGGCCAAGTACGTCGCCCAGCAACTGATCAAGACCGGCAAGCCGGTGTACGCCAAGATCGGCGCGTCCGTCTCGCTGGAGGAGACGGCGGGCGGGGCCCAGATCAGCGACCAGGGCGCCGGCGGCTCGGAGGCGGTCGAGCCGGGCGGCCCCGCCGACGACGCGGGACTGAAGCCCGGCGACGTCATCACCAAGCTGGACGACCGGGTCATCGACAGCGGCCCGACCCTGATCGGCGAGATCTGGACCCACCAGCCCGGCGACGAGGTGACCGTCACCTACGAGCGCGGCGGCAAGCAGCACACGGTCGAACTCACCCTGGGCTCCCGCGTCGGCGACAACTGA
- a CDS encoding VanZ family protein gives MFTAIFQNHYGYLAACVLAALTFGGVAWLLSHRLGNPFGVWWGGLAATLTGVLGLTFMGSGTASRQCVVNHDLVEPFHATQGLWNLVMTVPLGLFALLAVRRFLPVLVGVVALPLAIELTQATVDGLGRVCDSADAEMNILGGLVGLAIAAAMLARRDALNWRTDAKVSLVVSVVIAILGAGLARPMVALTHVDGTGLATAGSEQRRAVEAVIEEAFGDRYQLGDVYEQPCVGAPCSSVVFNLLSRDKSHPEAFSSGSLSWPDKEHLNVLLVDSTRPSVMGYPVPGSEKPSTEREAYKIAERYMRDHYPWAEGAFTHKTYQVGEDAELGWMTSYRWVHNDVLMPRMLDIQVSRAGQISQLDVTLGPTELDLPTAKFGAKQAEAAVLNGLVAQNRANQGDDVDSAQLKELYQIEAFTLKAAKRDGAWRSEWLVNVAMREEGHEADSEPATGADMWRVDAANGQVYDGTNAAVKSG, from the coding sequence GTGTTTACCGCTATCTTTCAAAATCACTACGGCTACCTGGCTGCATGTGTGCTCGCTGCCCTCACTTTCGGAGGCGTCGCATGGCTGCTCTCCCACCGCCTTGGCAATCCATTCGGTGTGTGGTGGGGCGGTCTTGCTGCCACGCTCACCGGAGTGCTGGGCCTCACCTTCATGGGCAGCGGCACAGCCAGCCGTCAATGCGTCGTCAATCACGACCTGGTTGAGCCCTTCCATGCCACACAGGGGCTGTGGAATCTTGTCATGACCGTGCCGCTCGGGCTTTTCGCACTTCTTGCGGTTCGGCGTTTCCTGCCTGTGCTGGTCGGAGTTGTGGCTCTGCCCTTGGCCATCGAATTAACGCAGGCGACGGTCGACGGTCTGGGCCGCGTGTGCGACAGCGCGGACGCCGAGATGAACATTCTCGGCGGCCTTGTGGGCCTGGCCATCGCTGCAGCGATGCTGGCGCGACGTGACGCACTCAACTGGCGCACGGACGCCAAGGTTTCGTTGGTCGTTTCCGTAGTGATCGCGATTCTCGGAGCCGGCCTGGCGCGCCCCATGGTCGCACTTACGCATGTGGACGGCACTGGCCTCGCGACCGCCGGCTCCGAGCAGCGCCGAGCCGTTGAGGCAGTGATCGAGGAGGCGTTCGGAGACCGCTACCAGTTGGGCGACGTCTACGAGCAGCCCTGTGTGGGGGCGCCCTGTTCGTCCGTTGTCTTCAATCTGCTCAGTCGGGACAAAAGCCACCCCGAGGCTTTCAGTAGTGGCAGTTTGTCGTGGCCGGACAAAGAGCATCTGAACGTGCTCCTCGTCGACAGCACTCGTCCCAGTGTAATGGGCTACCCCGTGCCAGGGTCAGAAAAGCCATCCACAGAGCGTGAAGCGTACAAGATTGCCGAGCGATACATGCGCGACCACTACCCCTGGGCGGAGGGTGCGTTTACGCATAAGACATATCAGGTCGGTGAAGACGCCGAACTCGGATGGATGACCAGTTACCGATGGGTTCACAATGATGTGCTGATGCCCCGCATGCTGGACATCCAAGTCAGTAGGGCCGGGCAAATCTCCCAGTTGGACGTCACCCTTGGGCCTACAGAGCTCGACCTTCCCACAGCGAAATTTGGCGCTAAGCAGGCCGAGGCTGCCGTGCTCAATGGACTGGTTGCCCAGAATCGGGCCAATCAGGGCGATGATGTAGACAGCGCTCAACTAAAAGAGCTGTATCAGATCGAGGCATTCACGCTTAAGGCGGCAAAACGCGATGGGGCCTGGCGGAGTGAGTGGCTCGTCAACGTAGCGATGCGCGAAGAAGGGCATGAGGCAGATTCGGAGCCGGCGACCGGGGCAGACATGTGGAGGGTGGATGCTGCCAATGGCCAGGTGTATGACGGCACCAACGCTGCGGTGAAGAGCGGCTGA
- a CDS encoding DUF4232 domain-containing protein — MRTSRSLVATGALAAVLLLGACGPQPSASEGADGEPGTVAECRGGGDSAAPGRVPEPGETERDGVRITGRQVAESEAGESSSPPPSGPELSGASRAATPGSDGAAPSSEPLGVVRAETLPGLDLPEGKRDGEGAGSARCLAEYTVTNREAEAFTYTVTFDFVSGQGEVMAHAEETVASVGPGRTVRRAVGPEGMVAAAGAGPERFGAGQVRISGVRRVPADEAPAPAGSCPPSGVRLTADEGDAAMGLRVVGLRLENCGGRPYSLDGYPALELLGEDRKPVTDVEVVRGSGGIAQVAGFDDPPRPVTLEPGETASAGLMWRNTTEFGTPVHVPYVRVTAGPGADPVTVTPELDLGTTGTLGVRAWREDR, encoded by the coding sequence ATGCGTACCTCGCGTTCCCTCGTGGCCACCGGCGCCCTGGCCGCCGTACTCCTGCTCGGCGCCTGCGGGCCGCAGCCGTCCGCCTCCGAGGGGGCGGACGGTGAACCGGGAACGGTCGCCGAGTGCCGCGGGGGCGGTGACTCCGCGGCGCCCGGCCGCGTCCCCGAGCCGGGGGAGACGGAGCGGGACGGGGTGCGGATCACCGGCAGGCAGGTGGCGGAGAGCGAGGCCGGGGAGTCCTCCTCGCCGCCGCCGTCCGGTCCGGAGTTGTCCGGAGCGTCCCGCGCGGCGACGCCGGGGAGCGACGGCGCGGCGCCGTCCTCGGAGCCGCTCGGTGTGGTGCGCGCCGAGACGCTGCCGGGGCTGGACCTTCCCGAGGGGAAGCGGGACGGAGAGGGCGCCGGTTCCGCGCGGTGTCTCGCCGAGTACACGGTGACCAACCGGGAGGCCGAGGCTTTCACGTACACCGTCACCTTCGACTTCGTGTCCGGACAGGGCGAGGTCATGGCCCACGCGGAGGAGACGGTGGCGTCGGTCGGGCCCGGGCGGACCGTGCGGCGCGCCGTCGGCCCGGAGGGCATGGTCGCCGCGGCCGGTGCCGGTCCGGAGCGCTTCGGCGCCGGGCAGGTGCGGATCTCGGGCGTGCGGCGGGTGCCCGCCGACGAGGCTCCGGCCCCCGCCGGGTCGTGCCCGCCCTCCGGCGTGCGGCTCACCGCGGACGAGGGCGACGCGGCCATGGGGCTGCGCGTGGTGGGGCTGCGCCTGGAGAACTGCGGCGGCCGCCCCTACTCCCTCGACGGCTACCCGGCCCTCGAACTGCTCGGCGAGGACCGGAAGCCGGTCACCGATGTCGAGGTCGTGCGGGGCAGCGGGGGCATCGCCCAGGTGGCCGGGTTCGACGACCCGCCCCGGCCGGTGACCCTGGAACCGGGCGAGACCGCCTCCGCCGGGCTGATGTGGCGCAACACCACCGAGTTCGGCACGCCGGTGCACGTGCCGTACGTCAGGGTCACGGCCGGGCCCGGTGCCGATCCGGTGACGGTGACGCCGGAGCTGGACCTCGGCACCACCGGCACACTGGGCGTCCGCGCGTGGCGCGAGGACCGCTGA
- a CDS encoding bifunctional DNA primase/polymerase, translated as MATLDRQATSLALAHALSAAERGLAVIPLSRTKLPALPSPHRAPHRCPGPGPHTEAPGPARPPCHGECGRPGHGVHDASTDPGRIRELFAAAPWATGYGIACGLPPHHLIGIDLDTTSGTDSSAALRELALRHLFTIPPTVVVRTPSGGRHLWLSGPPGVAVPNSAGRLAPGIDVRGAGGYLVGPGSRTRHGVYTVAPGTAHLAPAPCPPALLRLLLPPPRPRRSAGPAAPCGPGHGLVQFVLSAHEGQRNTRLFWAACRAYEDGIGPGLAEPLLRAARRTGLTEAEARATIASAARMTGHRP; from the coding sequence ATGGCCACCCTCGACCGGCAGGCCACCTCACTGGCCCTCGCGCACGCCCTGTCCGCCGCGGAACGCGGACTGGCCGTCATCCCCCTGTCCCGGACGAAGCTCCCGGCCCTGCCCTCTCCCCACCGGGCCCCGCACCGCTGCCCCGGCCCCGGTCCGCACACCGAAGCCCCTGGGCCGGCCCGGCCGCCCTGCCACGGCGAGTGCGGCCGCCCCGGCCACGGGGTCCACGACGCCTCCACCGACCCGGGCCGCATCCGAGAGCTGTTCGCCGCGGCGCCCTGGGCCACGGGGTACGGCATCGCCTGCGGCCTGCCCCCGCACCACCTGATCGGCATCGACCTCGACACCACATCGGGCACCGACTCCTCGGCCGCCCTGCGCGAGCTCGCCCTGCGGCACCTGTTCACGATCCCGCCCACCGTGGTCGTGCGGACCCCCAGCGGCGGCCGGCACCTCTGGCTGAGCGGCCCGCCCGGCGTCGCCGTTCCCAACTCGGCCGGGCGCCTCGCCCCCGGCATCGACGTCCGGGGCGCCGGCGGCTACCTCGTCGGCCCCGGCTCCCGCACCCGCCACGGCGTCTACACGGTCGCCCCCGGCACCGCGCACCTCGCCCCGGCACCCTGCCCGCCCGCCCTGCTGCGGCTGCTGCTGCCGCCGCCCCGGCCGCGCCGGTCCGCGGGGCCCGCCGCCCCCTGCGGACCCGGCCACGGGCTCGTCCAGTTCGTCCTCTCCGCGCACGAGGGGCAGCGCAACACCCGCCTGTTCTGGGCCGCCTGCCGCGCCTACGAGGACGGCATCGGCCCCGGCCTCGCCGAACCGCTGCTCCGGGCGGCCCGGCGCACCGGCCTGACCGAGGCCGAGGCCCGCGCGACGATCGCCTCGGCGGCCCGGATGACGGGCCACCGTCCGTGA
- a CDS encoding SigE family RNA polymerase sigma factor, translated as MTTPVCTSASEAAAAATQTLSYPSFASYVRARQPVLLRTARSLTANPSDAEDLLQTALTKTYVAWERIEDHRALDGYVRRALLNTRTSQWRKRKVDEFACDELPEPEPAPGGDDPAERQALRDAMWRAVMRLPARQRAMVVLRYYEDLSEAQTAAVLGVSVGTVKSAVSRALGKLRDDPELRVSGP; from the coding sequence ATGACCACACCCGTCTGCACCAGCGCTTCGGAGGCCGCCGCGGCAGCGACGCAGACCCTCTCGTACCCGTCGTTCGCGTCGTATGTGAGGGCCCGCCAGCCGGTGCTGCTGCGTACCGCCCGGTCGCTGACCGCGAACCCCAGTGACGCGGAGGACCTGCTGCAGACCGCGCTCACCAAGACGTACGTCGCCTGGGAGCGCATCGAGGACCACCGCGCGCTCGACGGCTATGTGCGCCGGGCGCTGCTGAACACCCGGACCTCCCAGTGGCGCAAGCGCAAGGTCGACGAGTTCGCCTGCGACGAGCTGCCGGAGCCGGAACCGGCGCCCGGCGGCGACGACCCGGCCGAGCGGCAGGCGCTGCGCGACGCGATGTGGCGTGCGGTCATGCGGCTGCCCGCCCGGCAGCGGGCGATGGTCGTCCTGCGCTACTACGAGGATCTCAGCGAGGCCCAGACGGCCGCCGTGCTCGGCGTCTCCGTCGGCACGGTGAAGTCGGCGGTGTCGCGGGCGCTGGGCAAGCTGCGGGACGACCCGGAGCTGCGCGTGTCCGGACCGTGA
- a CDS encoding long-chain fatty acid--CoA ligase, with the protein MSPREDAVLSTMQDVPLLISRILTHGAAVHGTSQVTTWTGEGEPHRRSFAEIGARAAQLAHALRADLQVTGDERVATLMWNNAEHVEAYFAIPSMGAVLHTLNLRLPPEQLVWIVRHAADRVVIANGSLLPLLAPLLPHLETVEHLVVSGPGDRSLLAGAPVRVHEYEELIAGKPTAYDWPELDERTAAAMCYTSGTTGDPKGVVYSHRSVYLHSMQVNMAQSMGLTDADTSLVVVPQFHVNAWGLPHATFMTGVNLLMPDRFLQPAPLAEMIESERPTHAAAVPTIWQGLLAELTAKPRDVSSLTQVTIGGSACPPSLMEAFDRLGMRVCHAWGMTETSPLGTVARPPAHAAGTEAEFGYRLTQGRFPAGVEARLTGPGGERLPWDGESAGELEVRGPWIAGAYYNGPGAEPLRPDDKFSEDGWLKTGDVGTISPDGYLTLTDRAKDVIKSGGEWISSVELENALMAHPAVAEAAVVAVPDDKWGERPLATVVLKEGATADFAALRAFLADEGKIAKWQLPERWTVIESVPKTSVGKFDKKVLRRQYAEGHLDVTRL; encoded by the coding sequence ATGTCGCCCCGGGAGGATGCCGTGCTGAGCACCATGCAGGACGTACCGCTGCTGATCTCGAGGATCCTGACGCACGGGGCGGCGGTCCACGGCACCTCACAGGTGACCACCTGGACCGGTGAGGGAGAACCGCACCGCCGCTCCTTCGCGGAGATCGGCGCCCGCGCGGCCCAGCTGGCGCACGCCCTGCGCGCGGACCTCCAGGTCACCGGCGACGAGCGGGTGGCGACCCTGATGTGGAACAACGCCGAGCACGTCGAGGCGTACTTCGCCATCCCCTCCATGGGCGCCGTGCTCCACACCCTCAACCTCCGCCTCCCGCCGGAGCAGCTCGTCTGGATCGTGCGGCACGCCGCCGACCGGGTCGTGATCGCCAACGGCTCCCTGCTCCCGCTCCTCGCCCCGCTGCTGCCCCATCTGGAGACGGTCGAGCACCTCGTCGTCTCCGGTCCGGGCGACCGCTCCCTGCTGGCCGGGGCCCCGGTCCGGGTGCACGAGTACGAGGAGCTGATCGCGGGCAAGCCGACGGCGTACGACTGGCCGGAGCTGGACGAGCGCACGGCCGCCGCGATGTGCTACACCTCCGGCACCACCGGCGACCCCAAGGGCGTGGTCTACAGCCACCGCTCCGTCTATCTGCACTCCATGCAGGTCAACATGGCCCAGTCCATGGGCCTGACCGACGCGGACACCTCGCTGGTGGTGGTGCCCCAGTTCCATGTGAACGCGTGGGGTCTGCCGCACGCCACCTTCATGACCGGCGTGAACCTCCTCATGCCGGACCGCTTCCTGCAGCCCGCGCCGCTCGCCGAGATGATCGAGAGCGAGCGGCCCACGCACGCCGCCGCCGTCCCCACCATCTGGCAGGGCCTGCTCGCCGAGCTGACCGCCAAGCCCCGGGACGTCTCCTCCCTCACCCAGGTCACCATCGGCGGCTCCGCCTGCCCGCCCTCCCTGATGGAGGCGTTCGACCGGCTGGGCATGCGGGTCTGCCACGCCTGGGGCATGACGGAGACGTCCCCGCTCGGCACGGTCGCCCGTCCGCCGGCCCACGCGGCCGGCACGGAGGCGGAGTTCGGTTACCGACTCACCCAGGGCCGCTTCCCGGCCGGTGTCGAGGCCCGCCTCACCGGCCCCGGCGGCGAACGCCTCCCCTGGGACGGCGAGTCGGCGGGTGAGCTGGAGGTCCGCGGTCCCTGGATCGCGGGCGCCTACTACAACGGCCCCGGCGCCGAACCGCTGCGCCCGGACGACAAGTTCAGCGAGGACGGCTGGCTCAAGACGGGCGACGTCGGCACGATCTCCCCGGACGGCTACCTCACCCTCACCGACCGGGCCAAGGACGTCATCAAGTCCGGCGGCGAGTGGATCTCGTCGGTTGAGCTGGAGAACGCCCTGATGGCCCACCCCGCCGTCGCCGAGGCCGCCGTGGTGGCCGTACCCGACGACAAGTGGGGCGAGCGCCCGCTGGCCACCGTCGTCCTCAAGGAGGGCGCCACCGCCGACTTCGCCGCCCTGCGCGCCTTCCTCGCCGACGAGGGCAAGATCGCCAAGTGGCAGCTCCCGGAGCGCTGGACGGTCATCGAGTCGGTGCCGAAGACGAGCGTCGGCAAGTTCGACAAGAAGGTGCTGCGCCGGCAGTACGCCGAGGGACACCTGGACGTCACCCGGCTCTGA
- a CDS encoding MFS transporter, with protein MSSGSTGTAAARSTIQRPSTWVNSSALLLFLALIAVCTAVTAANIYLAAPLLPLIARDYGSTAPAVAWIASVAQGGYAVGLLFFAPLGDSANRRRLVGALTVVTAVALIGAAAAPGTAALAVAVFVAAAATVIPQLLVPLVAERAPADRRARHVAAVIAGLFTGIVAARVLGGLAGQAFGWRWVFAGSAVLTLLLGLATARALPSERRLGAPSFLAGIAALPGLLRRSPDLWRACVRQAGMYGAWSAVWTSLALLLTGPAYGLSTAAAGLFGLFGLTASAVAPLAGGMVDRFGAAKVVRTAFLVAAVSVPLFWLGGHVLVALFAAAVAIHAALVASHVANQTLALTTTATPAAANTAYVVSGFAGGALASALAGPAFGHLGWHGVCAVAGVWLLLGWAATAVRR; from the coding sequence ATGTCGTCCGGGTCGACCGGCACCGCGGCGGCCAGATCGACCATACAGCGGCCGAGCACCTGGGTGAACAGCTCCGCCTTGTTGCTCTTCCTGGCCCTCATCGCCGTCTGCACGGCCGTCACGGCGGCCAACATCTACCTCGCGGCCCCGCTGCTCCCCCTGATCGCCCGCGACTACGGCTCCACCGCCCCCGCCGTGGCCTGGATCGCCTCGGTGGCGCAGGGCGGCTACGCCGTGGGCCTGCTCTTCTTCGCCCCGCTCGGGGACAGCGCCAACCGGCGCCGCCTGGTCGGCGCCCTCACCGTGGTCACCGCGGTCGCGCTGATCGGCGCCGCCGCCGCGCCCGGCACGGCGGCCCTCGCCGTGGCCGTGTTCGTGGCCGCCGCCGCGACCGTCATCCCCCAGTTGCTCGTCCCCCTGGTCGCCGAGCGCGCCCCCGCCGACCGCCGGGCCCGCCATGTCGCCGCCGTCATCGCCGGTCTGTTCACCGGCATCGTCGCCGCCCGGGTGCTGGGCGGACTGGCCGGACAGGCGTTCGGCTGGCGGTGGGTCTTCGCGGGATCGGCCGTCCTCACCCTGCTCCTGGGCCTGGCGACCGCGCGGGCCCTCCCCTCCGAGCGCCGCCTCGGCGCCCCCTCCTTCCTGGCCGGCATCGCCGCCCTGCCGGGCCTGCTGCGCCGCTCGCCCGACCTGTGGCGGGCCTGTGTGCGCCAGGCCGGGATGTACGGCGCGTGGAGCGCGGTGTGGACCTCGCTGGCCCTGCTGCTGACCGGCCCCGCCTACGGCCTGTCGACCGCGGCCGCGGGGCTGTTCGGCCTGTTCGGGCTGACCGCGAGCGCCGTGGCCCCGCTGGCGGGCGGCATGGTGGACCGTTTCGGCGCGGCCAAGGTCGTACGGACCGCCTTCCTGGTCGCGGCGGTGTCGGTGCCGCTGTTCTGGCTGGGCGGGCACGTGCTCGTGGCCCTGTTCGCCGCCGCGGTCGCGATCCACGCCGCCCTGGTCGCCTCCCACGTCGCCAACCAGACCCTGGCGCTGACCACGACGGCCACCCCGGCCGCCGCCAACACCGCCTACGTCGTCTCCGGGTTCGCGGGCGGCGCGCTCGCCTCCGCCCTGGCCGGCCCTGCCTTCGGCCACCTCGGCTGGCACGGGGTCTGCGCGGTGGCCGGCGTGTGGCTGCTGCTGGGCTGGGCGGCGACCGCCGTACGGCGGTGA
- a CDS encoding TetR/AcrR family transcriptional regulator, with amino-acid sequence MRARKSNKAELFTQVLGRCMVDLAAAVPVDPDDIDGWLDRLMDYHAAHPELLRLLFWEGIEYGTAELPDEAARQQHYAEKVAAVADSQARGVISDAIPARDLLFLLIAMANYATFVPQMSRILVGGEEAARDRLRESVKEAARRLVAT; translated from the coding sequence ATGAGGGCCAGGAAGAGCAACAAGGCGGAGCTGTTCACCCAGGTGCTCGGCCGCTGTATGGTCGATCTGGCCGCCGCGGTGCCGGTCGACCCGGACGACATCGACGGCTGGCTGGACCGGCTGATGGACTACCACGCCGCCCACCCCGAACTGCTGCGCCTGCTGTTCTGGGAGGGCATCGAGTACGGCACGGCCGAGCTGCCCGACGAGGCCGCGCGCCAGCAGCACTACGCCGAGAAGGTCGCCGCCGTGGCGGACAGCCAGGCACGCGGCGTGATCAGCGACGCCATCCCGGCCCGGGACCTGCTCTTCCTGCTGATCGCCATGGCCAACTACGCCACCTTCGTCCCGCAGATGAGCCGCATCCTCGTCGGCGGCGAGGAAGCGGCCCGGGACCGCCTGCGCGAGTCGGTGAAGGAGGCGGCCCGCAGGCTGGTCGCCACCTGA